From one Thalassospira lucentensis genomic stretch:
- a CDS encoding glycosyltransferase family 4 protein, whose protein sequence is MPSTDLRVLIISHGHPSMSLGGAEVASYNLHKGLNELDGVESFYLARVGHPVPRHGASALMSLRQKDNEILYHAENYDHFLLSNGNTDEIDRDLLRFVRDYEPDVVHFHHYLGLGLETIYAIREAMPDAAIFFTFHEFLTICHNHGQMVKSGGTKLCNRASPIECNGCFQNISPASFLRRERFIKAMLNLADHYVSPSDFLADRFVDWGLDRDKMSVIENGLDVKEAANTRPLSKAQPRRSRFAFFGQLTMFKGADILLDAVGRVPDDIWGDDARMMIFGGNLERQPIEYQEKVHDLIEKAGERVRFYGAYQNSEMPKLMELADWTIIPSIWWENSPIVIQEAFFHGRPMICSNIGGMAEKITDGVNGLHFRVGSAEDLADRLVDALTDNKIWDRMREGIPRPPTYIDCAEQHLAQYREVLETRPMSVTPVSQHSVASTA, encoded by the coding sequence ATGCCGTCGACTGACCTGCGTGTCCTCATCATTTCGCACGGACATCCCAGCATGTCGCTGGGCGGGGCCGAAGTGGCCTCCTACAACCTGCATAAAGGTTTGAACGAACTGGACGGGGTGGAAAGTTTCTATCTGGCCCGTGTCGGTCATCCGGTGCCGCGCCACGGTGCGTCAGCACTGATGAGTTTGCGCCAGAAGGATAATGAAATCCTGTATCACGCTGAAAATTATGATCATTTTCTGCTGTCGAACGGGAATACCGATGAAATAGACCGCGATTTGCTGCGGTTCGTACGTGATTACGAGCCCGATGTGGTGCATTTCCATCACTATCTTGGCCTTGGTCTTGAAACGATCTATGCGATCCGAGAAGCCATGCCCGATGCTGCGATCTTCTTTACCTTCCATGAATTCCTGACGATCTGCCACAACCATGGGCAGATGGTCAAAAGCGGTGGCACGAAGCTTTGCAACCGGGCCAGCCCGATCGAATGCAATGGCTGTTTCCAGAATATCTCGCCGGCGTCCTTCCTGCGTCGGGAACGGTTCATCAAGGCGATGCTTAATCTGGCCGACCATTATGTTTCGCCCAGCGATTTTCTCGCCGACCGGTTTGTCGACTGGGGGCTGGATCGTGACAAGATGTCGGTGATCGAGAACGGCTTGGACGTGAAGGAAGCGGCAAATACACGCCCGTTATCCAAGGCGCAGCCGCGCCGGTCGCGTTTCGCATTTTTCGGACAACTGACCATGTTCAAGGGGGCGGACATTCTGCTTGATGCAGTGGGGCGCGTACCTGACGACATCTGGGGTGATGATGCCCGCATGATGATCTTTGGTGGTAACCTTGAGCGGCAACCCATTGAATATCAGGAAAAAGTTCACGACCTGATCGAGAAGGCCGGTGAACGTGTCCGGTTCTATGGCGCCTATCAGAACAGCGAAATGCCCAAACTGATGGAGCTTGCCGACTGGACGATCATTCCGTCGATCTGGTGGGAAAATTCCCCGATCGTCATCCAGGAAGCCTTCTTCCACGGGCGGCCGATGATCTGTTCGAATATCGGTGGCATGGCTGAAAAAATCACCGACGGTGTTAATGGTCTGCATTTCCGTGTTGGCAGTGCCGAAGACCTTGCTGACCGTCTTGTCGATGCCCTTACCGACAACAAAATCTGGGATCGGATGCGCGAGGGAATTCCACGCCCGCCGACCTATATCGATTGCGCCGAGCAACATCTCGCGCAGTACCGGGAGGTTCTCGAGACCCGCCCGATGTCTGTGACTCCTGTGTCGCAGCACTCCGTCGCCAGCACGGCATAA
- a CDS encoding polysaccharide pyruvyl transferase family protein: MARVLVMIPSGEVYDHDSVRWYNYQQIQRYIDHYHNIGDAFVYDSSLKLMNFEKLGVVEIANPDMAQIDKLREEYDYVFLRGSNYIHSQMDWRNTIEVLERLRLPVLGFGLGAQAPVKGKINLSEQTKTVLHMMADSTTSIGVRGAYTAQVLWDIGIRNVRIVGCPTAFRSNNPNMRIKLPELDTVKNVGITLRREVSSSYAQNIERYLTFHRDLVKDLAHRFDNVTLMAQGEPEEKKLVFGTDEQKEQAIAELRGNPNVGKWYMDDEMERLYRSKMFYSDVVADYENLVRQKDCVLGYRLHGNLMALSNGVPSIYFTYDSRTVEFAETYQIPSYDVFSKKEFVLEDYWNQDLFDKFNRAWFQTYREMATFLTENNIDHKMVDVMTRDAQPERKVA, from the coding sequence ATGGCGCGCGTTCTCGTAATGATTCCATCGGGCGAAGTCTACGACCACGACAGCGTCCGTTGGTACAATTATCAGCAGATTCAACGCTATATCGATCACTATCACAATATTGGCGATGCGTTCGTATATGATTCGTCGCTGAAACTGATGAATTTTGAAAAGCTTGGCGTTGTCGAGATTGCCAACCCGGATATGGCCCAGATCGACAAGCTGCGCGAGGAATATGACTATGTCTTCCTGCGCGGGTCGAATTACATCCATTCCCAGATGGACTGGCGCAACACCATTGAGGTACTTGAACGTTTACGCCTGCCGGTTCTCGGTTTTGGCTTGGGCGCTCAGGCCCCGGTCAAAGGCAAGATCAATCTGTCCGAACAGACGAAAACCGTTCTGCACATGATGGCAGATTCAACCACGTCTATCGGGGTGCGTGGTGCCTATACCGCGCAGGTTCTGTGGGATATCGGCATTCGCAATGTGCGTATTGTCGGTTGCCCGACTGCCTTCCGTTCGAACAATCCGAATATGCGTATAAAGCTGCCGGAACTCGATACGGTCAAGAATGTCGGTATCACGCTTCGCCGCGAAGTTTCATCGTCCTATGCACAGAATATCGAACGTTATCTGACCTTCCACCGTGATCTGGTCAAGGACCTCGCGCACCGGTTCGATAATGTCACACTGATGGCACAGGGCGAACCCGAAGAAAAGAAACTGGTCTTTGGCACCGACGAACAGAAAGAACAGGCCATTGCCGAGCTGCGTGGCAATCCGAATGTCGGTAAATGGTACATGGATGACGAGATGGAACGCCTGTATCGCTCCAAGATGTTCTATTCCGACGTGGTTGCCGATTACGAAAACCTTGTACGCCAGAAAGACTGTGTTCTGGGTTATCGCCTGCACGGCAATCTGATGGCGCTGTCGAACGGTGTTCCGTCGATCTATTTCACCTATGACAGCCGCACAGTCGAATTTGCCGAAACCTATCAGATCCCGTCCTATGACGTGTTCTCGAAGAAGGAGTTCGTGCTCGAGGATTACTGGAATCAGGATTTGTTCGACAAATTCAATCGCGCCTGGTTCCAGACCTATCGCGAGATGGCAACGTTCCTGACGGAAAACAATATCGATCACAAAATGGTCGATGTAATGACCCGAGACGCTCAGCCCGAGCGCAAGGTCGCCTGA
- the galE gene encoding UDP-glucose 4-epimerase GalE, translating into MTVLVTGGAGYIGSHAALALLDAGRKVVVLDNLSQGHRWAVPAGAAFVEGDCGDYELVRKLVADHDVTAIMHFAGSIIVPESVVYPLDYYYNNTVNSRALAQAAVDAGIRHFIFSSTAGVYGEPAKTPILEDFPSKPISPYGTSKMMTEKMLADASVAHDMNYVALRYFNVAGADPKGRAGQTSRKATHLIKIASQAATGVRSHLEIYGEDYETPDGTCIRDYIHVSDLANAHVLALEYLENGGESDVMNCGYGRGFSVKEVISAVKEVSGVDFPVKLAERRPGDPAALIAGADRVREKLGWEPKHDDLEMIVRHALDWEESLKTRQVVDAA; encoded by the coding sequence ATGACTGTACTTGTAACGGGTGGCGCAGGTTATATCGGTAGCCACGCAGCGCTTGCACTTCTGGATGCCGGGCGAAAGGTCGTCGTCCTCGATAATCTCAGTCAGGGGCATCGCTGGGCTGTTCCGGCCGGGGCTGCCTTTGTCGAAGGTGACTGCGGTGATTATGAACTGGTTCGCAAGCTTGTTGCGGATCACGATGTCACGGCAATCATGCATTTTGCAGGATCGATCATCGTGCCGGAATCGGTGGTTTATCCGCTTGATTATTACTATAACAACACGGTGAATTCCCGTGCTCTGGCACAGGCTGCTGTCGATGCGGGCATCCGGCATTTCATCTTCTCCTCGACTGCGGGTGTTTACGGTGAACCCGCCAAAACCCCGATCCTTGAAGATTTCCCGTCAAAACCGATTTCGCCTTATGGCACGTCGAAAATGATGACGGAAAAGATGCTGGCCGATGCATCCGTTGCCCATGACATGAACTATGTCGCGTTGCGCTATTTCAATGTTGCCGGTGCCGATCCCAAAGGACGGGCAGGGCAGACATCACGCAAGGCAACCCACCTGATCAAAATCGCCAGCCAGGCGGCAACAGGTGTCCGTTCGCATCTGGAAATCTATGGCGAAGATTACGAGACCCCGGATGGCACCTGCATCCGAGATTACATCCATGTTTCAGATCTTGCCAATGCGCATGTGCTTGCATTGGAATATCTGGAAAATGGCGGTGAAAGCGACGTGATGAATTGCGGCTATGGTCGTGGTTTTTCAGTCAAGGAAGTGATTTCAGCGGTCAAGGAAGTATCGGGTGTCGATTTCCCCGTCAAACTGGCTGAACGTCGCCCGGGTGATCCGGCTGCCTTGATTGCGGGTGCGGATCGTGTTCGCGAGAAGCTCGGCTGGGAGCCGAAACATGATGATCTTGAGATGATTGTGCGCCACGCCCTTGATTGGGAAGAAAGCCTTAAAACCCGTCAGGTGGTTGACGCCGCATAA
- a CDS encoding polysaccharide pyruvyl transferase family protein, producing MSQNIPSTGQKPRIGVLMPAGRVVENVGVVTHNFGSPEKSTRHFSNIGDCFVYDSSLRILDYAELQPIYAPASGDLTPAQVENINQLDYIFLRGSNYIHTNGQWDPITRVLEQTNVPVIAFGIGVQTPDNSEEYVNESTKRFLQVVSHRSTTLGVRGHLSKKALNSIGIKNVRIFGCPTAFRHCKPKLTLPRLKSTDIKKLGFTLRRKTPRCVMFQRYLIRTLAERYQTELLCAGELEEKAIFYARCNQIANADEVMSKAVNQLITEGWLYGETDPLLQIYKSSLAVFETVADFEEAERHLDAVTGFRLHGNLLALANEVPALYITYDTRTREFVKTLGIPHVDGRYIDKFSFEEAWDQADFGHFEETYQMRFGELKTFLEENGMAHRLGTTPTPYVVEAA from the coding sequence ATGAGCCAGAATATCCCCTCAACTGGCCAGAAACCTCGTATCGGCGTTCTCATGCCGGCAGGCAGAGTTGTCGAGAATGTAGGAGTGGTAACGCATAATTTCGGTTCCCCCGAAAAATCAACGCGGCATTTCAGCAATATCGGTGATTGCTTTGTCTATGATTCGTCCCTGCGAATTCTCGATTATGCTGAACTGCAACCCATTTATGCCCCGGCTAGCGGCGACCTGACACCGGCTCAGGTCGAGAATATCAATCAGCTCGACTACATCTTTTTGCGCGGATCGAACTATATTCATACCAACGGTCAATGGGATCCGATCACACGTGTCCTGGAACAGACCAATGTTCCGGTTATCGCATTCGGGATCGGTGTGCAGACCCCTGATAATTCGGAAGAATATGTCAATGAATCGACCAAGCGCTTTTTGCAGGTCGTTTCGCATCGTTCAACCACTCTTGGCGTGCGCGGCCATCTTTCAAAAAAAGCGTTGAATTCGATCGGGATCAAAAATGTCCGTATTTTTGGATGCCCGACGGCATTTCGACACTGCAAACCGAAACTGACGCTGCCGCGTCTCAAGTCGACCGATATCAAAAAACTTGGCTTTACCCTGCGGCGCAAAACACCCAGATGCGTCATGTTTCAACGATATCTGATTCGGACACTCGCCGAACGATATCAAACCGAACTTCTTTGTGCCGGCGAGCTGGAAGAAAAGGCGATCTTCTATGCGCGCTGCAACCAGATTGCCAATGCGGATGAAGTGATGTCAAAGGCCGTCAATCAGCTCATTACAGAAGGCTGGTTATACGGTGAAACGGATCCGTTATTGCAAATTTATAAATCGTCACTCGCAGTATTCGAGACGGTGGCTGATTTCGAGGAAGCCGAGCGGCATCTTGATGCTGTGACCGGGTTCCGTTTGCACGGCAATCTTCTGGCGCTCGCCAATGAGGTGCCAGCCCTTTACATCACCTATGACACGCGGACCCGTGAGTTTGTCAAAACGCTTGGTATTCCGCATGTCGACGGTCGCTATATCGACAAATTTTCCTTCGAAGAAGCATGGGATCAGGCAGATTTCGGCCATTTCGAGGAAACCTACCAGATGCGGTTTGGCGAACTGAAAACCTTCCTCGAAGAAAACGGCATGGCACATCGCCTCGGCACTACCCCGACCCCATACGTGGTTGAGGCGGCGTAA
- the rfbC gene encoding dTDP-4-dehydrorhamnose 3,5-epimerase translates to MEFDRFDIDGPVLFVPNRHRDPRGTFAETFREDEFRAAIGDVTLVQENQSISKPVNTIRGLHYQSEPRAQGKLVRVTTGAIMDIAVDLRPHSQTFGQHIKIELSEENWYQLWIPPGFAHGFRTMRPDTTVIYKVSDYYSPEHDRGIAWNDPDLHIDWELYGQQPVLSEKDKDQPALVELFSIDVARAAEANRAMVHGIGRYRASTGD, encoded by the coding sequence ATGGAATTTGATCGCTTTGATATTGACGGGCCGGTGCTGTTTGTACCGAACCGTCATCGTGATCCGCGCGGGACATTTGCCGAGACCTTTCGCGAGGATGAATTTCGTGCGGCAATTGGCGATGTGACATTGGTGCAGGAAAACCAGTCGATCAGCAAACCGGTCAACACCATTCGGGGCTTGCATTATCAATCCGAACCGCGCGCGCAAGGGAAACTGGTGCGCGTGACCACCGGAGCGATCATGGATATCGCTGTTGATCTGCGCCCGCATTCACAGACATTCGGTCAGCATATCAAGATCGAGCTGTCCGAAGAAAACTGGTATCAGCTATGGATCCCGCCGGGATTTGCGCATGGTTTTCGCACGATGCGTCCCGATACGACCGTGATTTACAAGGTATCGGATTATTACAGTCCCGAGCATGATCGCGGGATCGCCTGGAATGACCCTGATCTTCACATTGACTGGGAACTGTACGGGCAACAGCCGGTATTATCGGAAAAGGACAAAGATCAACCAGCACTGGTCGAGCTGTTTTCGATAGATGTTGCCCGGGCTGCGGAGGCGAACCGGGCGATGGTGCATGGTATAGGGCGTTATCGGGCTTCGACGGGCGACTGA
- a CDS encoding HD-GYP domain-containing protein, which produces MPASLLGFDIRTSSMADKIPLDADTIVLDVDLGNGENIAKLAAFRKAAPARCKQIFAITKGNLQEELQATTLGARKTIHRPVGDAGLAKIIEDIRETAGILTPTASKAVNGAAKTLENTFARFTTNKPVDLGEVAATGEEIAKTISNIGVNEWLSTVRAYHHTTFQHILIVTGLACAFATNMGMRKADIEKLTTAGLLHDIGKVDIPASILDKPGKLTAEEFDVIRTHPGAGYKFLARQDGIAEDVLDAILHHHEFLNGSGYPDGLAGDQIRDLTRILTICDIMGALLERRTYKEPFTVAESLAILLQMANDGKLEMVLVHALGRTLEKNVNSIQQTPDESLIALAPLYQSPVEAR; this is translated from the coding sequence ATGCCGGCATCCCTGCTTGGCTTCGACATCCGCACATCATCGATGGCAGATAAAATTCCGCTGGATGCCGATACCATCGTACTTGATGTCGACCTTGGCAACGGTGAAAACATCGCCAAGCTTGCTGCATTCCGCAAGGCTGCCCCTGCCCGGTGCAAACAGATTTTCGCGATTACAAAAGGCAACCTACAGGAAGAATTGCAGGCAACCACCCTTGGCGCACGCAAGACGATCCACAGGCCGGTAGGCGATGCCGGACTGGCAAAGATCATCGAAGACATTCGTGAAACGGCGGGGATACTCACCCCGACAGCCAGCAAGGCCGTCAACGGGGCCGCAAAAACACTTGAAAATACCTTCGCCCGGTTTACCACCAACAAACCGGTTGATCTTGGCGAGGTTGCGGCAACCGGCGAAGAAATCGCCAAGACCATTAGCAATATTGGCGTTAATGAATGGCTATCCACTGTACGGGCCTATCACCATACGACATTTCAGCACATTCTGATCGTAACCGGATTGGCCTGCGCATTTGCGACCAATATGGGGATGCGCAAGGCAGATATTGAAAAACTGACGACCGCAGGACTACTGCATGATATCGGGAAGGTGGATATACCTGCGTCAATCCTTGATAAACCGGGCAAGCTGACAGCAGAAGAGTTTGATGTCATCCGCACCCATCCGGGGGCAGGATATAAATTTCTGGCCCGGCAGGACGGCATTGCCGAAGATGTTCTGGATGCCATCCTGCATCATCACGAATTTCTGAATGGCAGCGGGTATCCTGACGGTCTGGCAGGTGACCAAATTCGCGATCTGACGCGTATTCTGACCATCTGTGACATTATGGGCGCTCTGCTGGAACGTCGCACCTACAAGGAACCCTTTACCGTCGCGGAATCACTGGCAATTCTTTTACAAATGGCCAATGACGGCAAACTGGAAATGGTTCTGGTCCATGCCTTGGGCAGGACACTGGAAAAGAATGTCAATTCCATTCAGCAAACGCCGGATGAAAGCCTGATTGCCCTGGCACCGCTTTATCAGTCGCCCGTCGAAGCCCGATAA